A genomic region of Metopolophium dirhodum isolate CAU chromosome 1, ASM1992520v1, whole genome shotgun sequence contains the following coding sequences:
- the LOC132935736 gene encoding glycine, alanine and asparagine-rich protein-like codes for MRNDQLPEDNAESERTPNRLNPGYMDYTPLVILQQRLNALESNYGNQNPHDDSIFAPRIARVSPMPAGPDNARRGLPSIHYQASATFDISALHLQNPTAATFSNAAAAVAASTPVAAMRSAVRIASNPASYSTASSNTATYSTSPIRYTSTQPSLYCIASTSRNGYYSPGSASNSDTESATSTETISASEHDYDTIPPFRRRALALDINDAAAATAAVRRRALDENEDEDMIPRKKAKRSMHHVIAVNRVDGNGNFSGNGSGSDGNGSGVGRNGSGIGGNGNGVGGNGSGVGGNGSGVGGNGENEIMDCEL; via the coding sequence ATGAGGAACGATCAGCTACCCGAGGATAACGCGGAATCGGAACGCACTCCCAACCGTCTGAATCCAGGGTATATGGACTACACTCCGCTGGTGATCCTCCAGCAAAGATTGAACGCACTCGAGAGCAATTACGGTAACCAGAACCCACACGATGACAGTATTTTCGCGCCCAGGATCGCCAGAGTCTCCCCCATGCCAGCAGGACCAGACAACGCCCGCAGAGGGCTCCCGTCCATTCATTATCAGGCCTCAGCAACCTTCGACATCTCGGCGCTCCATCTCCAGAACCCCACCGCGGCCACGTTCTccaacgccgccgccgcagtgGCTGCTTCAACCCCAGTCGCCGCCATGCGTTCTGCCGTTCGCATTGCCTCCAACCCCGCCTCATACTCCACCGCGTCCTCCAACACCGCCACATACTCCACCTCGCCAATCAGGTACACATCCACGCAACCATCATTATACTGCATAGCTTCCACATCCAGGAACGGCTACTACAGCCCTGGGTCCGCCTCCAACTCCGACACCGAATCCGCAACCAGCACCGAAACCATCTCCGCCAGCGAACACGACTATGACACGATCCCACCATTCCGTCGCCGCGCACTCGCACTCGACATCAACGACGCCGCCGCGGCCACCGCGGCTGTCCGTCGCCGTGCTCTAGACGAGAACGAAGATGAGGACATGATCCCGCGCAAGAAGGCCAAGCGATCGATGCATCACGTGATCGCGGTGAACCGCGTCGACGGGAACGGCAACTTCAGCGGAAACGGCAGCGGCAGCGATGGGAACGGCAGTGGCGTCGGCAGGAATGGCAGTGGCATCGGTGGAAACGGCAACGGCGTCGGCGGGAACGGCAGTGGCGTCGGTGGAAACGGCAGCGGCGTCGGCGGGAACGGCGAGAACGAAATTATGGATTGCGAGCTATGA